CGACCTGATGCTCGCGCGCCTGCCCGCCGGCGATCCGCTGGGGGAGGGTGAGGGCGCCTTCTACATGGTCGTCAACGGCGCGACCAAGTGGGACGACATGGCCCATCTGCGCGAGCGGCTGGACGACGCGATCACGCTAAACCTGCTCGACGAGCGCGCGCTGCTGGCGTTGCAGGGACCGAAGGCGGTCGAGGTGCTGGACCGGCTGGTGCCCGGCGTCGCCGCGCTCGGCTTCATGCAAGCGGGTGCGTTCGACTGGAACGGCGCCGCGCTCTGGATCAGCCGCTCCGGCTATACCGGCGAGGACGGTTTCGAGATTTCGGTGCCTGAGGATGCCGTCGAGGCGCTGGCCGACGCACTGGTCGCCGAGCCCGAGGTCAAGCCGATCGGCCTGGGCGCGCGCGATTCGCTGCGGCTCGAGGCCGGGCTGCCGCTCTATGGCCATGACCTGACGCCCGAGACGACGCCGGTTGAGGCCGATCTCGGCTTCGCGCTGTCGAAGCGGCGGCGCGATGCCGGCGGCTTTCCGGGCGCCGAGCGTGTACTTGGCGAACATGCCGGTGGCAGCGCGATGAAGCGCGTCGGCGTGATCGTCGAGGGGCGCCAGCCGGTGCGCGAGGGCGCGCTCGTCGTCGATGGCGAGGGCGCGCCGATCGGCCGCGTCACCTCCGGCGGATTCGCGCCGAGCGTCGGCCAGCCGATCGCGATCGCCTTCGTCCCCGCCGCGCTCGCCGTGCCGGGCACCGACCTTACCCTTCTTCAGCGGGGCAAGCCGCACGCCGCACGCGTCGTGCCGATGCCCTTCGTCCCCCACCGCTATGTCCGCAAGGGAGCGCCCAAGTGACGCGATATTTCACCGACGAGCATGAATGGATCGAGGTCGAGGGCGATACCGCGACCGTGGGCATCACCGACTATGCACAGGCGCAGCTCGGCGACATCGTCTTCGTCGAAGTGCCCGAGCAGGGCCGCGACGTCGCCAAGGGCGGCGAGGCGGCGGTGGTCGAGAGCGTCAAGGCCGCAAGCGACGTCTATGCCCCCGTCACCGGCACGGTGGTCGAGGGCAATGCCGCGCTGACCGACGATCCGTCGCTGGTGAACAGCGATCCGGAAGGCGCTGGCTGGTTCTTCAAGCTGACGCTGGGCGACCGCGGCGAGCTCGACGGGCTGATGGATGAAGCGGCGTACAAGGCATTCGTCGCAACGCTTTGAAGCCAAATAGCCTCTCCCCTTCAGGGGAGGGGTTGGGGTGGGGCGTAGCCGCGGGCGCTGGTCTCGGTGAGACGCTCCCCACCCCCTGCCCCTCCCCTGAAGGGGAGGGGGGAGGACATTGAATGCGCTACCTACCTCTCACCGACGCCGATCGCACCGACATGCTCCGCGTAATCGGCGCGCCTTCGATCGATACGTTGTTCGCCGACGTGCCCGAAGCTGCGCGGCTCGACGGTCCGATCGAAGGCCTGCCGCTCCATGCCAGCGAGCTTTCGGTCGAGCGGCACATGGCCGCGCTCGCGCGCCAGAACCTCGTCGCCGGCGAGGTGCCGTTCTTCCTCGGCTGCGGCGCGTATCGGCACCATGTGCCCGCCAGCGTCGATCACCTGATCCAGCGCGGTGAGTTCCTGACCGCCTACACGCCCTATCAGCCCGAGATCGCGCAGGGCACGCTGCAGATGCTGTTCGAGTTCCAGACGCAGGTCGCGCGCCTGCTCGGGACCGACGTCGCCAATGCATCGATGTACGACGGCTCGACCGCGTGCTGGGAAGCGATCGTGATGGCGCGGCGGGTGACGCGGCGGGCCAAGGCGATCCTGTCGAACGGGCTGCACCCGCATTACGTCTCGGTCGCGACGACGATGGCGAAGTTCACCGGCGACGACGTGCATGCGTCGCTGCCCGAGTTGGCGCCCGAAGGCGACATCGACGCGCTGATCGCCGCGATCGACGACGAAACCTCCTGCGTCGTCGTCCAGTATCCCGACATCCTCGGCCGCATCGCCGACCTGTCGGCGCTTGCCGCCGCATGCCAGGCCAAGAAGGCGCTGCTCGTCGCGGTCGTGACCGAGCCGGTGGCGCTGGGCGTGATCCGGTCGCCGGGCGAGATGGGCGCCGACATCGTCGTTGGCGAGGGGCAGTCGTTAGGCGTCGGGCTCCAGTTCGGCGGACCTTATGTCGGCCTGTTCGGCTGCAAGGAGAAATATGTCCGCCAGATGCCGGGCCGGCTGTGCGGCGAGACCGTCGATGCGCAGGGCAAGCGCGGCTTCGTGCTAACGCTCTCCACGCGCGAGCAGCATATCCGGCGTGAGAAGGCGACGTCGAATATCTGCACCAATTCAGGGCTTTGTGCGCTGGCCTTCTCGATCCACATGACCTTGCTGGGCGAGGCGGGGCTGCGCGGGCTGGCGGAGGCCAACCACCTTGCCGCGAGCGCTGCGACCGACCGGCTGGCGCAGGTGCCGGGGGTCGAGCTGGTGACGCCGACCTTCTTCAACGAGTTCACGCTCAAGCTGTCGAAGGAGGCGCGACCGATCGTCCGCGAACTCGCCGATCGCCGCATCCTGGCGGGTGTGTCGCTCGGCCGGCTCTATCCGGGCGTGCAGGCGCTGGAGCGCGGCCTGGTCGTGGCGGTGACCGAGACGGCGACCGGGGACGATGTCGAACAGCTTGCCGCTGCGCTCGAGGAGGTGCTGGCATGAACGCGATCAACCAGAGCGGGTGGAAGCCCGAGATGAACGCGGTGGACGGCGATGCGCCCGTCACGACGACGGGCAACCGCGCGCTGATGCTGGAAGAGCCGCTGATCTTCCAGATCGGGACGAGCGAGACCACGGGCGTCGACCTGCCGGAAGTGCCGAAGGGGGCCAGCCGGCTTGGGTCGCTCGCGCGCGCCAAGCCGATTGGGCTGCCGGGCCTGTCGGAGCCGGAGACGGTACGGCACTATACGCGCCTCAGTCGCCAGAATTACGCGATCGACCTGGGGCTGTTCCCGCTCGGTTCCTGCACGATGAAGCACAATCCGCGGCTCAACGAGCGCGTGGCGCGGATGCCGGGCTTTGCCGACATCCATCCGCTCCAGCCCGTCGACACGGTGCAGGGCGCGCTCGGCGTCATCAACGAACTCGCCTTCTGGCTGATCGACCTGACCGGCATGCATGGCGTCGCGATGAGCCCCAAGGCGGGCGCGCATGGCGAACTGTGCGGCATCCTGTGCATCAAGGCGGCGCTGGAGGCACGCGGGGAGGGGCATCGCAAGATCATCCTCGTCCCCGAAAGCGCGCACGGGACCAACCCCGCAACCGCGGCGTTCGCCGGCTTCACGGTCGAGAATATCCCCGCGACCGACGAGGGGCGCGTCGATACCGAGGCGCTGAAGAGCCGGCTGGGCCCCGACGTCGCGGGCGTGATGATCACCAATCCGAACACCTGCGGCCTGTTCGAACGCGATCTGAAGATCATCTCGGATGCCGTTCATGAAGCTGGCGGTTATGTCTATTGCGACGGCGCCAACTTCAACGCGATCGTCGGGCGGGTGCGACCGGGCGACCTGGGCGTCGATGCCATGCACATCAACCTCCACAAGACCTTCTCGACCCCCCATGGCGGCGGCGGGCCGGGGTCGGGGCCGGTGGTGCTGTCGGAGGCGCTGTCGCCCTATGGCCCGCTGCCGTTCACCGAGCGCTATGGCGATGGCCATATCACCTTGGTCGAGGAGGAGACGGTCGGGGATCGCCACCCCGACAGCTTCGGCCGGATGACCGCATTTCATGGCCAGATGGGCATGTTCACGCGGGCGCTGACCTATATCCTCAGCCACGGCGCCGACGGCCTGCGCCAGGTGTCGGGCGATGCGGTGCTCAACGCCAATTACGTGCTGCGCAGGCTGGAGGGCGCGCTCGCCGCGCCTTTCGCCAAGAGCGGGCCGTGCATGCACGAGGCGCTTTTCAGCGACGACGGCTTCCCGGCGGGCTTCTCGACGCTCGACGTTGCCAAGGGACTGATCGACGAGGGCTTCCACCCGATGACGGTCTATTTCCCGCTGGTCGTTCACGGCGCGATGCTGGTGGAGCCGACCGAAACCGAGTCGAAGGCGGCGCTCGACCAGTTCATCGATGCGTTGGGAAGCGTGGCGGAGCGGGCGAAGGCGGGCGATGCCTCGCTCAAGGCCGCGCCGCATTATGCGCCGCGACGCCGGCTCGACGAGACGCTGGCTGCGCGCAAGCCGGTGCTGGTGTGGAAGGAAGCGCCGCTGGTGCAAGCGGCGGAGTAAGGGCGAGGGGGTGGCCGAAATGGCCGCCCCCTAGCTGAACCTAGCCGAACAGCTTCGCCGCAGTCTCGGCCACGCGCTTGCCCTGATAGCGGGCGCCGTCGAGCTCGACCTCGCTCGGCATGCGGCTGCCGTCGCCATTGGCGATCGTCGACGCGCCGTACGGCGTGCCGCCATTGACCGCGTCGTTCGACATCTGTGCCTGATAGCCATAGTCGAGACAGACCACCGTCATGCCGAAGTGCAAGAGGTTGGTGATGATCGAGAACAACGTCGTCTCCTGACCGCCATGCTGCGTCGCGGTCGAGGTGAAGGCAGCGCCGACCTTGCCGTTCAGCGCGCCGCGGAACCACAGCCCGCCTGCCTGGTCGAGGAAGCTGGCCATCTGGCTCGACATGCGACCGAAGCGCGTCGGGCTGCCGATGACGATCGCATCATAGTCGGCGAGCTTCTCGACATTGTCGATGACGGCGTGGGTGTGGTCCGACTTGAACCCCGCGGCCGCCGCGACCTCGGCCGGGGCGGTTTCGGGCACGCGCAGCACGTCGACCTGCGCGCCGCCGGCGCGTGCCCCATCGGCCACCGCGTCCGCCATCTGCGACATGTGCCCATAGGACGAGTAATAGAGGACCAGAACCTTTGCCATCGTCGTGTCTCCTGATGCATGGAAGAGTTGGGAGGAAGGCGGGGGTAGGGGATTTGCCTTCCTCCCGGGCGCCCGCTGGAGGGATGCGGGCGCCGAACGCTTATTCGCTGTCGACGAGGACCAGTTCGGCCTCTTCGACCGCGCGGATCGTGTAGGTCTTGCCGCCGGTCAGCGCCGCGCCGTCGCGCGCCTCGAACCGCTCGCCATCGATCTCGATCACACCGGTGGCGGAGACGAGATAGGCGTGGCGGCCATCCCCGACCGTGTGCTCGACGCTCTCGCCTGCCTTCAGCGTGGCGCCCATCACGCGCGCATCGGCACGGATCGGCAGCGCGTCGCCGTCACCTTCGAACCCGCTTGCCAGCGTGACGAACCGGCCCGAGCGCTCGCCCTTGGGGAAGGGCTTCGCGCCCCAGCTCGGCGCGCCGCCCTTGCGCTTGGGCTCGATCCAGATCTGGAACAGCGTCGTCGTCTCGCCTTCCAGATTATACTCGGCGTGGCGGACGCCGGTTCCGGCCGACATCACCTGGACGTCGCCAGCGCCGGTGCGTCCCTGGTTGCCCATCGAGTCCTGATGCGTGATCGCGCCCGATCGGACATAGGTGATGATCTCCATGTCCCGATGCGGATGCGGCGGGAAGCCGCTGTTCGCGGCGATCTCGTCGTCGTTCCAGACGCGGATCGCACCCCATCCCATGCGTGCGGGATCGTAATAGTTGGCGAACGAGAAATGATGCCGCGCGTTGAGCCAGCCATGATCGGCATGGCCGAGCGAAGCGAAAGACCGTTTGTCGATCATCGAATATCTCCTTGGTTGAGCCGGAGATAGGCGATCGGCCCTGGCGCGAAAACGGAAACCATGGAAACGGATCGTTTCACGCCGCGATGCTGACGGCGGCGCGACCGACCTGTCAGGAGCTTGTCATGCCCCGGATCCTCATCACCCGCGCGATCGCGATCGACAGCGAGGAACTGGAGGAACGCTTCACGCGTGCCGCGGGGCCAGGCGGACAGCATGTGAACACCACCGACAGCGCGGTGCAGCTGCGCTTCGACGTCGGCGCGTCCCCCAATCTGCCGGAACGCGTGAAGCTGCGTCTCGCCGAGCTGGCCGGCCATCGCATGACACAGGGCGGTGTGCTGGTGATCCGCGCCGACGGCGCCCGATCACAGGAGATGAACCGGCGCGACGCGCGCGAGCGGCTGGTGGCGCTGATCCGCGAGGCGACGATCGTGCCGAAGGCGCGGCGTGCGACCAAGCCGACGCGCGCCTCCCAGACGCGGCGCGTGGATGCCAAGGCGCGGCGCGGCGCGATCAAGAGCGGGCGGGGCCGGGTCAATCTCGACTGATGCACTTGGTGATTGCAGAAGATGCAACTGCATTGATGTTGTTCGCACTTGCAACATTTCTCGCTGCAACGCAAAAAGACCCTGCCTTTCAGGCATCCTCTCCTAAAACTTTCAGGCCGGTCCCTTCTGGGGCTGGCCTTTCTTTTTGGGTCGAAGGTCCAGTGGCGCCGGGGTCGCCGGCGGGATAGGCTGGGGCCATGATCGTTCGCCTGCTCGCACTGCTCGTTGCGCTCTTCCTCACCGCGCCCGCCGCCGCACAGCTGGCCGCGCAGCCGCGGCACATCGCGATCGAACTCGTTGCGGAAAGCGACACGCCCGCGCCGGGAAGCGAGGTCACGCTGGCGCTCGCGTCGAAGCCCGATCCCGGCTGGCATGGCTATTGGAAGAACCCTGGCGATGCCGGGATCGAGACGACGCTGAACTGGACGCTCCCCGCCGGCCTGACCGCGGGGGCGCTCGAATATCCGGTGCCGCACCGGCTCGTGATCGGCGGGCTGATGAATTACGTCTACGAAGGCCCATTCGCGCAGTTCGTGCGGCTCAAGCTCCCGACTGGTCTGGCCCCGGGCACGAAGCTGCCGATCGCGGTCAAGGCGGATTACCTCGTCTGCACCAACGAGATCTGCGTGCCCGAAACTGCGCAGCTCTCTACCATGCTCACCGTCGGCGATGGCGCGATTCGGCCCGAGCGGCGCGCGCAGTTCGATGCGTGGCGCACGGCGATGCCCAAGCCTCTCGGCAGCCCCGCGGTGTTCCAGGTCGAGAATGGCCGCACGCGCATCGCGGTGCCCTGGCCCGCCGATCAGACTGCGCCCGACCCTTACTTCTTCCCGCTGACCGACGGCGCCGTCGCCTATGCCGCGCCGCAGAGCGTCGGCCGGGACGGCGATCGGCTCGTGATCGACACACAGGCGGGCGGCAAGACGCCGGGTGAGATCGCGGGTGTGCTCGCGCTGGGGGACGGTCGCGGCTTCGCCGTGCGGGCGGCGCCGGGCACGGTGGCGCCGGTGCGACCGGAGGCGGCGTTCAGCTGGGCAACCGCGCTCGCCGCATTCGGCGGCGCGATCCTGGGCGGGCTGATCCTCAACGTCATGCCGTGCGTCTTCCCGATCCTCAGCCTCAAGGCATTGAGCCTCGCAAGGGCCGGCGGCGGCGAACGCGGCGCGCGCGCCGAGGCGCTTGCCTATTCGGCGGGCGTGATCCTCGTCTGCCTGGCGCTGGGCGGCGCGATCCTGGCGCTAAGGGCTGGCGGCGCGAGCGTCGGCTGGGCATTTCAGCTTCAGGACCCGCGCGTCATCCTCGTGCTCCTGCTGCTCGTCACGGGCATCGCGCTCAACCTGGCCGGGCTGTTCGAACTGTCGGCGCCGGGTGCGATCAACCGGCTGGCGGCGGGGGGCAAGGGCGGTGCGTTCCTGACCGGTGCGCTGGCTGCTTTCGTGGCGACGCCATGCACCGGGCCATTCATGGGGGCGGCGCTGGGTGCGGCGCTGATCCTGCCGACCGCCGCGGCGCTGGCGGTGTTCGCGGGGCTAGGACTGGGGCTGGCGCTGCCGTTCCTGGCGATCGGGTTCGTGCCGGCGCTGCGGCGGCGGCTGCCGAAGCCCGGGCCGTGGATGGCAACGCTGCGCCGCGTGCTGTCGGTGCCGATGTTCCTGACGTCGCTCGCGCTCGGCTGGGTG
This is a stretch of genomic DNA from Sphingomonas sp. Y38-1Y. It encodes these proteins:
- the arfB gene encoding alternative ribosome rescue aminoacyl-tRNA hydrolase ArfB, whose translation is MPRILITRAIAIDSEELEERFTRAAGPGGQHVNTTDSAVQLRFDVGASPNLPERVKLRLAELAGHRMTQGGVLVIRADGARSQEMNRRDARERLVALIREATIVPKARRATKPTRASQTRRVDAKARRGAIKSGRGRVNLD
- the gcvPA gene encoding aminomethyl-transferring glycine dehydrogenase subunit GcvPA, whose product is MRYLPLTDADRTDMLRVIGAPSIDTLFADVPEAARLDGPIEGLPLHASELSVERHMAALARQNLVAGEVPFFLGCGAYRHHVPASVDHLIQRGEFLTAYTPYQPEIAQGTLQMLFEFQTQVARLLGTDVANASMYDGSTACWEAIVMARRVTRRAKAILSNGLHPHYVSVATTMAKFTGDDVHASLPELAPEGDIDALIAAIDDETSCVVVQYPDILGRIADLSALAAACQAKKALLVAVVTEPVALGVIRSPGEMGADIVVGEGQSLGVGLQFGGPYVGLFGCKEKYVRQMPGRLCGETVDAQGKRGFVLTLSTREQHIRREKATSNICTNSGLCALAFSIHMTLLGEAGLRGLAEANHLAASAATDRLAQVPGVELVTPTFFNEFTLKLSKEARPIVRELADRRILAGVSLGRLYPGVQALERGLVVAVTETATGDDVEQLAAALEEVLA
- the gcvH gene encoding glycine cleavage system protein GcvH, whose product is MTRYFTDEHEWIEVEGDTATVGITDYAQAQLGDIVFVEVPEQGRDVAKGGEAAVVESVKAASDVYAPVTGTVVEGNAALTDDPSLVNSDPEGAGWFFKLTLGDRGELDGLMDEAAYKAFVATL
- the gcvPB gene encoding aminomethyl-transferring glycine dehydrogenase subunit GcvPB, whose amino-acid sequence is MNAINQSGWKPEMNAVDGDAPVTTTGNRALMLEEPLIFQIGTSETTGVDLPEVPKGASRLGSLARAKPIGLPGLSEPETVRHYTRLSRQNYAIDLGLFPLGSCTMKHNPRLNERVARMPGFADIHPLQPVDTVQGALGVINELAFWLIDLTGMHGVAMSPKAGAHGELCGILCIKAALEARGEGHRKIILVPESAHGTNPATAAFAGFTVENIPATDEGRVDTEALKSRLGPDVAGVMITNPNTCGLFERDLKIISDAVHEAGGYVYCDGANFNAIVGRVRPGDLGVDAMHINLHKTFSTPHGGGGPGSGPVVLSEALSPYGPLPFTERYGDGHITLVEEETVGDRHPDSFGRMTAFHGQMGMFTRALTYILSHGADGLRQVSGDAVLNANYVLRRLEGALAAPFAKSGPCMHEALFSDDGFPAGFSTLDVAKGLIDEGFHPMTVYFPLVVHGAMLVEPTETESKAALDQFIDALGSVAERAKAGDASLKAAPHYAPRRRLDETLAARKPVLVWKEAPLVQAAE
- a CDS encoding protein-disulfide reductase DsbD family protein — encoded protein: MIVRLLALLVALFLTAPAAAQLAAQPRHIAIELVAESDTPAPGSEVTLALASKPDPGWHGYWKNPGDAGIETTLNWTLPAGLTAGALEYPVPHRLVIGGLMNYVYEGPFAQFVRLKLPTGLAPGTKLPIAVKADYLVCTNEICVPETAQLSTMLTVGDGAIRPERRAQFDAWRTAMPKPLGSPAVFQVENGRTRIAVPWPADQTAPDPYFFPLTDGAVAYAAPQSVGRDGDRLVIDTQAGGKTPGEIAGVLALGDGRGFAVRAAPGTVAPVRPEAAFSWATALAAFGGAILGGLILNVMPCVFPILSLKALSLARAGGGERGARAEALAYSAGVILVCLALGGAILALRAGGASVGWAFQLQDPRVILVLLLLVTGIALNLAGLFELSAPGAINRLAAGGKGGAFLTGALAAFVATPCTGPFMGAALGAALILPTAAALAVFAGLGLGLALPFLAIGFVPALRRRLPKPGPWMATLRRVLSVPMFLTSLALGWVLWRQAGGQGLVVGALAVLLMAFALLAVGTRQRKGAPVPWGLSIPLLAISLGAALLLRPEAVRPAADYGQPFSEARLAALRQANKPVFAYFTADWCVTCKVNEKVAIETDTVADAFEKGGVEVLVGDWTDGDPALGRFIEAHNRAGVPLYLWYAPGAAQPRVLPQVLTPAMLADLPAKAGIGS
- the wrbA gene encoding NAD(P)H:quinone oxidoreductase, whose translation is MAKVLVLYYSSYGHMSQMADAVADGARAGGAQVDVLRVPETAPAEVAAAAGFKSDHTHAVIDNVEKLADYDAIVIGSPTRFGRMSSQMASFLDQAGGLWFRGALNGKVGAAFTSTATQHGGQETTLFSIITNLLHFGMTVVCLDYGYQAQMSNDAVNGGTPYGASTIANGDGSRMPSEVELDGARYQGKRVAETAAKLFG
- a CDS encoding pirin family protein, producing the protein MIDKRSFASLGHADHGWLNARHHFSFANYYDPARMGWGAIRVWNDDEIAANSGFPPHPHRDMEIITYVRSGAITHQDSMGNQGRTGAGDVQVMSAGTGVRHAEYNLEGETTTLFQIWIEPKRKGGAPSWGAKPFPKGERSGRFVTLASGFEGDGDALPIRADARVMGATLKAGESVEHTVGDGRHAYLVSATGVIEIDGERFEARDGAALTGGKTYTIRAVEEAELVLVDSE
- the gcvT gene encoding glycine cleavage system aminomethyltransferase GcvT, with protein sequence MTETLAEDELEPIETLSLPLDAWHRANGARMVEFAGYHMPIQYEGIMAEHLWVREAAGLFDVSHMGQLRIAGPNVVEALEALLPADVAGLGEGRQRYSLLLADDGGILDDLMLARLPAGDPLGEGEGAFYMVVNGATKWDDMAHLRERLDDAITLNLLDERALLALQGPKAVEVLDRLVPGVAALGFMQAGAFDWNGAALWISRSGYTGEDGFEISVPEDAVEALADALVAEPEVKPIGLGARDSLRLEAGLPLYGHDLTPETTPVEADLGFALSKRRRDAGGFPGAERVLGEHAGGSAMKRVGVIVEGRQPVREGALVVDGEGAPIGRVTSGGFAPSVGQPIAIAFVPAALAVPGTDLTLLQRGKPHAARVVPMPFVPHRYVRKGAPK